A genomic window from Neorickettsia sennetsu str. Miyayama includes:
- a CDS encoding monovalent cation/H+ antiporter complex subunit F, with product MLLIVLAVLLSSMLLLTFCIVFFEAKHDKILAANSLSTHVIVLSCLYSTLVPDSNFLDIAYIYTFMGFIGLVGIVNFIFYNNSRHR from the coding sequence ATGCTTCTGATTGTTTTGGCTGTCTTGCTTTCTAGCATGCTCCTTTTGACTTTTTGTATAGTCTTTTTCGAAGCAAAACATGACAAAATTTTAGCAGCAAATTCTCTAAGCACTCATGTGATAGTCCTTTCATGCTTGTATTCAACCCTTGTACCAGATAGCAATTTCCTTGATATTGCTTACATTTATACCTTTATGGGTTTTATAGGTCTGGTGGGGATCGTAAACTTCATATTCTATAACAACTCAAGACATCGTTGA
- the purH gene encoding bifunctional phosphoribosylaminoimidazolecarboxamide formyltransferase/IMP cyclohydrolase codes for MIKRALISVYDKTDLLPLAHKLQAANVEIIATGKTHKYLLENQIRAINLSDYTHQPEILGGRVKTLHPLIHAGLLADPALHEAEMQTLTIKQIDLVVVNLYPFEKCVNSGAPESEIIENIDIGGVSLLRSAAKNFKNVCVLSDPSDYGTFDVNPTLSFRTKMARKAFARVARYDCKIAEWFASSTSLPEVLNLSVMKKNDFRYGENPHQNASFYSNGEFPLTKLQGKELSYNNLLDLDSALSIVTNFTEPTCAIIKHSNPCGVASHKSSLEQAYEKALAADSLSAFGGVVALNQIVTRNVAEKLLNTFFEVIVAYGITQDAIFLFSNKPNLRILTCKGYTAPEKHMLSLLGGLLVQSGNTKLFQDFDIVTKRQPTNEEVNQLIFAWKICKYVKSNAIVTAHDYTTVGIGAGQMSRVKSVEIALGKSKVGQPLAMASDAFFPFADSIELAAKSGVKSIIQPGGSIRDKEVIEAADHHNIAMIFTRMRHFRH; via the coding sequence ATGATAAAAAGAGCGCTTATATCCGTTTACGATAAGACGGATCTCTTGCCTCTGGCACACAAATTACAAGCTGCAAATGTTGAAATCATTGCAACTGGAAAGACACATAAATATCTCCTAGAGAATCAAATCAGAGCAATCAATTTATCTGATTATACGCACCAACCAGAAATACTAGGTGGTAGGGTGAAAACGCTGCATCCCCTAATACACGCAGGCTTGCTGGCAGATCCGGCTTTACACGAAGCTGAAATGCAAACACTGACAATAAAACAAATAGATCTGGTAGTTGTAAATCTTTACCCATTTGAAAAGTGCGTAAATAGTGGTGCCCCAGAAAGTGAAATTATAGAAAACATAGATATTGGTGGTGTTTCACTATTAAGGTCTGCAGCTAAGAATTTTAAAAATGTTTGTGTCCTCTCTGACCCAAGCGATTACGGTACATTCGACGTAAACCCAACTTTATCTTTCAGAACTAAAATGGCAAGAAAAGCATTTGCACGGGTCGCAAGATATGACTGTAAGATAGCAGAATGGTTCGCTTCCTCTACTTCTTTGCCAGAGGTGCTAAATCTATCTGTCATGAAGAAAAATGATTTCAGATACGGTGAAAATCCCCATCAGAACGCATCTTTCTACTCTAATGGAGAGTTTCCACTCACAAAACTTCAGGGTAAAGAACTAAGTTATAACAACCTGCTCGACCTAGACAGCGCATTGTCGATTGTGACAAACTTCACTGAACCTACTTGTGCAATTATTAAACACAGTAATCCCTGCGGTGTAGCCTCACACAAATCCAGTCTGGAACAGGCATACGAGAAGGCACTCGCTGCAGATTCGTTAAGTGCTTTTGGTGGTGTAGTTGCATTGAATCAAATTGTTACTAGGAACGTGGCAGAAAAGCTTTTGAATACCTTCTTTGAAGTCATCGTTGCTTATGGAATCACACAGGACGCTATATTTCTCTTTTCAAACAAACCAAATTTACGCATCCTTACATGCAAGGGTTATACTGCACCAGAAAAACACATGCTCAGTTTGCTCGGGGGACTCTTAGTACAATCTGGAAATACAAAATTATTTCAGGACTTTGATATTGTCACAAAAAGACAACCAACAAATGAAGAAGTTAATCAACTTATTTTTGCCTGGAAGATCTGCAAATATGTCAAGTCAAACGCAATAGTGACTGCCCACGATTACACAACTGTAGGAATAGGTGCCGGTCAAATGAGCCGCGTTAAGAGTGTAGAAATAGCACTGGGAAAAAGCAAAGTCGGGCAGCCTCTTGCGATGGCGTCGGATGCGTTCTTTCCATTTGCGGATAGTATAGAGTTAGCAGCAAAGAGTGGTGTAAAGTCAATTATCCAACCAGGTGGCTCAATCAGAGATAAAGAAGTAATAGAAGCAGCCGATCATCATAACATTGCGATGATATTTACGCGAATGAGGCATTTCAGACACTGA
- a CDS encoding glutathione synthetase: MPPFTPADDVYQGTTLSKSRNKPGDVSLRPVELKNYMCKISLSYTHSQWKYTSSLFSLEIEIDYRRYPDITMKVGLQVLELDAPGKSSIYLLEEALERECSVFIYPVKTLCICSGRVFARGKYVESCHKGAITLSKEEIEVNLDTLDLLLMRNDPPFNMDYITATYILERSGALVVNNPVAVRNFPEKFVDYYEDTFPTLISRDIWNIKLFIEQYREVVVKPLYAFAGIDVTKISNANESTLARVQSLIEKTGTPVVIQKYDESVIEQGDKRVVVLNGGLLGCLKRHNKNSFITNLRQGGEFFSCTLTPIEEERCYKIASDLKESGIILAGIDLVAGRITEINVTSTACIAELNELYHINTAARCFDVFEEMVWSHKR, encoded by the coding sequence TTGCCCCCATTTACACCAGCAGATGATGTATATCAAGGAACGACGCTCTCAAAGTCTAGGAATAAGCCAGGAGATGTATCATTAAGACCTGTCGAGTTAAAAAATTACATGTGTAAAATCTCACTATCATATACACATTCGCAATGGAAATACACAAGCTCTTTGTTCAGTCTAGAAATTGAGATAGACTACAGAAGATACCCGGACATTACAATGAAAGTAGGATTACAGGTGCTTGAGCTTGACGCACCTGGAAAAAGCAGCATCTATCTACTCGAAGAAGCTCTAGAAAGAGAGTGCAGCGTCTTTATCTATCCTGTAAAAACTCTGTGTATTTGCAGTGGTCGCGTTTTCGCTCGTGGGAAATATGTGGAGAGCTGTCATAAAGGCGCAATCACTTTATCTAAGGAAGAAATAGAAGTGAATTTAGATACATTAGATCTCCTCCTAATGAGAAACGACCCCCCGTTCAACATGGACTACATAACTGCGACATACATCTTGGAAAGAAGTGGCGCTTTGGTCGTAAACAATCCAGTAGCAGTGCGCAATTTTCCTGAAAAATTCGTGGATTACTATGAGGATACGTTTCCAACTCTCATATCACGCGATATATGGAATATCAAACTCTTCATCGAACAATATAGAGAAGTGGTAGTGAAGCCGCTTTACGCTTTTGCTGGAATCGATGTAACAAAAATATCGAATGCAAACGAGAGTACTCTTGCCCGTGTTCAGAGTTTAATTGAAAAAACTGGAACTCCGGTAGTGATACAAAAATACGATGAATCTGTGATTGAGCAAGGTGATAAACGAGTTGTAGTACTCAATGGAGGCTTGCTGGGCTGTCTAAAGCGACATAATAAAAACAGTTTCATCACAAATTTACGCCAGGGAGGTGAATTCTTCTCATGTACCCTTACTCCAATAGAAGAAGAAAGATGCTACAAGATTGCCTCAGACCTAAAAGAATCAGGTATCATACTTGCAGGAATAGATCTCGTTGCAGGGAGGATAACCGAAATCAATGTCACTTCAACAGCCTGCATAGCGGAACTGAATGAACTCTACCACATAAACACTGCCGCTAGGTGCTTTGATGTCTTTGAGGAAATGGTGTGGTCCCATAAGCGTTAA
- a CDS encoding NAD(P)H-dependent flavin oxidoreductase has protein sequence MDDMLYSWDACLSRSKLNIVKKLIISGWPVWPIIEGGKGVAVSDGVSSGAFAAAGCVGTFSAVNAKLIDDNGEIVPLEYRSKTRKGRHDELIEYSIKSAISQARIARERSKGEGRIHMNVLWEMGGVERVLDGVLSKVSGLIHGITCGAGMPYKLAEIASRYKLCYYPIISSVKAFRILWKRSYRKLSEFLGGVVYEDPWLAGGHNGLSNTDRPDDIQDPYPRVVELRSFMNENGLSQVPIVMAGGVWSLSEWKHFMDNDEVGAVAFQFGTRPLVTKESPIPAIWKQRLLQAKRGDVLLHKFSPTGFYSSALKNKFIQALIDRSERQIPYSESLEGEFVLSFEYGPRKRQIFIRHPDESLVQGWLSSGYTEVVKTPDRSVVFLTPDEFALIRADQMNCMGCLSHCKFSNWKDHDDYTTGELPDPRSFCIQKTLQNMVYGADPDTELAFAGHNAYRFSTDPLYRDGHVPTVKELVEKILAGE, from the coding sequence ATGGACGATATGTTATACTCTTGGGATGCGTGTCTTAGTAGATCCAAGTTGAACATTGTAAAGAAACTGATCATCTCTGGTTGGCCTGTGTGGCCCATAATAGAAGGTGGTAAAGGTGTAGCTGTAAGTGATGGGGTTTCGTCAGGTGCTTTTGCTGCTGCAGGTTGTGTAGGCACCTTTTCCGCCGTTAACGCAAAGCTTATAGATGATAATGGGGAGATTGTCCCGCTCGAGTATCGTAGTAAGACCAGAAAAGGGCGCCATGACGAACTGATCGAGTACAGCATCAAGAGCGCGATAAGCCAGGCCAGGATAGCCCGTGAACGTTCAAAAGGAGAGGGAAGAATCCACATGAATGTGTTGTGGGAAATGGGCGGAGTCGAAAGAGTACTGGATGGCGTTTTGTCAAAGGTTAGTGGGTTAATTCATGGGATCACTTGTGGTGCGGGTATGCCTTATAAGCTCGCGGAAATAGCCTCACGCTACAAATTGTGTTACTACCCAATCATTTCTTCTGTTAAGGCTTTTAGAATTCTGTGGAAGCGTTCGTACAGAAAGCTTAGTGAGTTTCTCGGTGGTGTTGTTTACGAAGATCCGTGGCTTGCTGGTGGGCACAACGGTCTTAGCAACACTGATAGACCGGACGATATACAGGATCCTTATCCAAGAGTTGTTGAGTTGCGTTCTTTTATGAATGAGAACGGATTGAGCCAAGTTCCTATAGTTATGGCAGGTGGTGTATGGTCGCTCTCAGAATGGAAGCATTTCATGGATAATGATGAGGTGGGTGCAGTTGCGTTTCAGTTTGGTACGCGTCCTCTTGTGACAAAGGAAAGCCCGATTCCTGCCATATGGAAACAAAGGTTATTGCAAGCTAAAAGGGGTGACGTCCTATTGCACAAGTTCAGTCCCACTGGATTTTATTCATCTGCTCTAAAAAATAAATTCATACAGGCTCTTATAGATCGTTCTGAAAGACAGATTCCCTATTCCGAATCTCTGGAGGGGGAGTTTGTGCTATCCTTCGAATATGGTCCGCGTAAACGGCAGATCTTCATAAGACATCCTGACGAGTCTTTAGTACAGGGATGGCTTTCTTCTGGGTATACAGAGGTTGTTAAGACTCCTGATCGTTCTGTTGTGTTTCTCACACCGGATGAGTTTGCGTTGATTCGGGCAGATCAGATGAATTGTATGGGCTGCCTTAGCCATTGTAAGTTCAGCAATTGGAAAGACCATGATGATTACACAACAGGTGAATTACCGGATCCTAGAAGTTTTTGTATACAGAAAACGCTTCAGAACATGGTATACGGGGCTGATCCTGATACAGAGTTAGCCTTCGCTGGGCATAATGCGTATAGGTTTTCCACAGATCCTTTATACAGGGATGGACACGTACCAACCGTAAAAGAACTGGTCGAGAAGATTCTTGCTGGTGAATAA
- a CDS encoding DnaA ATPase domain-containing protein: MRQLILIDNQIRQNTYSAADYFVSESNLSIYKSLVETPFSQKPIVLKGHSKSGKTHIGRVWASKHGADILSNLTEQTHFAIHNHCFIDDIDKLTTQEEIEALLHIYNGAIESGKILLMTTRSLDFSDVLPDLSSRLRSSITYSIPPPDDELLRVVIRKQFYLYQTRVSEKIVDLVLQRVDRSLEAVVDFVALLNREALHKGKPISARLFHEASACVSKQKQSQ, from the coding sequence ATGAGGCAACTAATACTGATTGATAACCAAATTAGGCAGAATACCTACTCTGCTGCAGACTATTTTGTTTCAGAGAGTAATCTATCCATTTACAAATCGTTAGTCGAAACGCCATTTAGTCAGAAACCAATTGTACTAAAAGGTCATTCAAAATCCGGTAAGACACATATTGGTAGAGTATGGGCATCGAAGCATGGTGCTGACATTTTGTCCAATCTCACTGAGCAAACACATTTTGCAATTCACAATCACTGTTTCATAGATGATATAGACAAACTGACCACACAAGAGGAAATCGAAGCATTGCTTCATATTTACAACGGCGCTATAGAGAGTGGAAAAATTCTCCTTATGACCACAAGGAGTTTGGACTTTTCGGATGTTCTACCTGACCTAAGCTCTAGACTGAGGTCAAGTATTACATATTCTATCCCTCCCCCAGATGATGAACTACTCCGGGTAGTAATAAGAAAACAATTTTATCTCTATCAAACCAGAGTGTCTGAAAAGATAGTAGATCTTGTGCTTCAGCGAGTTGATAGATCATTAGAGGCCGTAGTAGACTTTGTGGCCCTTTTGAATAGGGAGGCACTACATAAAGGGAAGCCAATTTCCGCACGTCTTTTCCACGAGGCAAGTGCCTGTGTGAGCAAACAAAAGCAATCCCAATAA
- a CDS encoding AI-2E family transporter: protein MNLPGLSYCIPMLFAFAFSFILAYFLNRSTTKLAALIGSRGIASLLVVAFLSILVILVFSLAIPLLYHQLILFLKGAPQLIAYIENSIKISSPGLHSFLEERGMSSLFEYILSLVPQLSTKITQHLWNSTLVLANIVILLIFTPVILFYLLQDWPKMTNAIKEIIPLKHRTAFSNQVTLMDASISGYVLGQMKISFILGVLYTVLLFFAGMPYYFLIGVSTGMLTIIPYFGNITGLITSHLVALSRASSILDVLPITLIFIFCGAIEGLFLSPKLLSKSVNLHPLWVIFSMTVGGMLCGLAGILLAVPVAATVAGFVRLGISYYKDSSYYRDEATNTD, encoded by the coding sequence ATAAATCTCCCTGGTCTTTCTTACTGTATCCCAATGCTTTTCGCCTTCGCATTTTCATTTATTCTCGCGTATTTTTTGAATCGCTCTACGACAAAGCTAGCAGCTCTCATTGGATCTAGAGGTATCGCATCCTTACTTGTTGTTGCTTTTCTCAGCATACTTGTCATCCTTGTTTTCTCACTTGCTATACCTCTTCTTTATCATCAACTGATTCTCTTTCTTAAAGGAGCACCGCAACTAATTGCATACATAGAAAACTCAATTAAAATCTCTTCTCCAGGCCTACATAGTTTTCTCGAAGAAAGGGGAATGTCCTCCTTATTTGAGTACATCTTATCTCTTGTGCCACAGCTCTCGACTAAGATTACGCAACATTTATGGAATTCAACGCTCGTTTTAGCAAACATTGTGATCTTACTAATTTTCACTCCTGTAATACTCTTTTATCTCCTCCAGGACTGGCCAAAAATGACAAACGCTATAAAGGAAATCATACCTCTGAAACACAGAACTGCCTTCAGCAACCAGGTTACACTGATGGACGCAAGCATTTCCGGATATGTACTAGGACAGATGAAGATTTCGTTTATTTTAGGTGTGTTGTATACAGTACTGCTCTTTTTTGCAGGAATGCCATATTATTTCCTAATTGGTGTATCTACGGGAATGCTAACAATTATCCCATATTTTGGGAACATAACGGGTCTTATAACGAGCCATCTAGTTGCTCTGTCTCGTGCCTCAAGTATCCTAGATGTGTTACCAATCACGCTGATCTTCATCTTTTGCGGCGCAATTGAAGGTCTGTTCCTATCACCAAAACTTCTAAGTAAGAGTGTGAACCTGCACCCATTATGGGTAATCTTCTCTATGACAGTCGGGGGTATGCTGTGCGGACTAGCAGGAATATTACTGGCCGTTCCTGTTGCAGCAACCGTTGCAGGATTTGTGCGACTAGGTATTTCTTACTACAAAGATAGCTCCTATTATAGAGATGAGGCAACTAATACTGATTGA
- a CDS encoding efflux RND transporter permease subunit → MLDFLLERNKAVLVLWFILIAAGLYSCFVISKEQTPNMEIPYILVNAVLTGVSAEDSTRFLSKELEDSLRSIEHLKSITSQSVENASSILMEFEVGFDSAKALASIRDKLDQVVSKLPKDTLRPTVEQVSTALIPAVVVTVSSNLGVEATQMVATKLRDRLNTLANVLSTKIIGKRKKIVEIMIDPKTFSRYNIGLHNIVNTLHQNNTLILSGSFPSNEYLVSTNGLVTHLNKLKELPISLNNGNILTLKDIADVNGVFEREKALSRIGGMDTVVIEVSKAGGKNLLETVKQVQEEVSKMQATLPEGFSLSTEFDTSTEVKEVLTDLKNSIALTVVMVVAIMVVYIGWKMALMTAFTVPGSIFIAILLLYVGGFTMNIVVLFSLIMSVGMIVDAAIIVNEYADRKMLMGSSAREAYTLSARKMFWPVLSSTATTLIVLVPLLFWPGLAGEFMKFLPITLIFTLSASVLMSVVFTPVIGSMIGTPSTSDPVEISKIFAIDQADPSAMGKISGKYCRLLEKLLDHPKAVVAGISVFLVLSIGGYYIFGKGLQFLPNVEPKSSTILIKAVENLTLAQKRTIVETAEKTICETPEIKTCYTKIGTLGNDVIGSVQVEFAHWKKRRKIAAINDDIERRMQSIKGIQFELFTQKDGPIQEKPIKIVISGTSYGEVAQAAASIEEMLSKINGTKSISDDTSVQKLAWEAVIDRNKAARYGVDVATVGQYIALATSGITVGEYRGNDHEEKLDIVLTLPEEGKSVSSILGMMIPSQKGMIQLSSLMKVKPIAKTTTVKRFNSEPTIHVYSDVQPGFLSHNIVKSLRKEIEKHKELSQLKISFKGEQQDQSETTRFLVVAFLVSTLCMVLILLLQFNSFCQVLIILTAVALSTGGVTFGLLITHQPFIVVMSGIGIISLAGIVVNNNILLIDAYNDYMSESTDKKRSIIRAAISRFRPILLTSGTTVLGLLPMVFCITINLVDFTISYGAPATQWWQSLATTVAGGLSFTTLLTLILTPALLMLSPTPKLNTRT, encoded by the coding sequence ATGCTTGATTTTCTTTTGGAGCGCAACAAGGCTGTATTGGTGCTTTGGTTCATTCTAATTGCGGCTGGCCTTTATTCTTGTTTTGTCATCTCGAAGGAACAAACTCCGAATATGGAAATACCGTACATACTGGTAAATGCGGTTTTAACAGGGGTGTCAGCTGAGGATAGCACAAGATTTTTGTCAAAAGAACTCGAAGATTCTCTACGATCTATCGAACATCTGAAAAGCATTACCTCACAGTCTGTTGAAAATGCTTCATCCATACTGATGGAGTTTGAGGTTGGATTTGATAGTGCAAAAGCCTTAGCTAGTATCAGGGATAAATTGGATCAAGTTGTTAGTAAACTTCCCAAAGACACGCTGAGACCTACCGTCGAACAGGTTAGTACTGCTCTTATCCCTGCAGTTGTGGTTACAGTCTCAAGCAATTTAGGAGTGGAAGCAACGCAAATGGTTGCAACTAAGCTACGTGACAGATTAAACACTCTAGCAAATGTTCTTTCGACAAAGATAATTGGAAAACGAAAAAAGATTGTAGAAATTATGATCGACCCGAAGACATTCTCTAGGTACAACATTGGCTTGCATAATATCGTAAACACATTACACCAAAATAACACACTTATTCTTTCAGGTAGCTTCCCCAGTAACGAGTATCTCGTTTCCACGAATGGACTTGTAACTCACCTCAATAAACTCAAGGAACTTCCTATATCATTGAACAACGGAAACATATTAACTCTAAAGGATATTGCAGATGTAAATGGCGTTTTTGAAAGGGAGAAAGCCCTCTCAAGGATAGGTGGGATGGATACCGTAGTAATTGAGGTGTCAAAAGCAGGTGGAAAGAACCTTTTGGAAACAGTCAAGCAAGTACAAGAGGAGGTCTCCAAAATGCAGGCAACTCTCCCTGAAGGATTCTCCTTATCAACAGAATTTGATACCTCAACAGAGGTTAAGGAGGTCCTCACAGACCTCAAGAACAGTATTGCACTAACTGTCGTGATGGTTGTTGCCATCATGGTGGTCTACATAGGATGGAAGATGGCGCTTATGACCGCTTTCACAGTACCTGGTTCGATATTCATAGCGATCTTGCTCCTGTATGTAGGTGGATTCACGATGAACATCGTGGTTCTCTTCAGTTTAATCATGTCGGTTGGAATGATTGTAGATGCAGCAATCATAGTAAATGAGTATGCAGACAGAAAAATGCTTATGGGCTCTTCCGCAAGAGAAGCTTACACTTTGTCAGCAAGGAAGATGTTTTGGCCAGTGCTATCTTCGACTGCAACCACGTTAATTGTTTTGGTGCCTTTGCTATTCTGGCCTGGGCTTGCAGGTGAATTCATGAAGTTCCTCCCAATCACACTTATTTTTACACTTTCCGCATCAGTCTTAATGTCAGTTGTTTTCACTCCGGTTATCGGAAGTATGATCGGGACACCATCGACATCTGATCCAGTGGAAATTTCTAAGATCTTTGCAATAGATCAAGCGGACCCTTCAGCAATGGGAAAAATTTCTGGGAAATACTGTCGACTGCTAGAAAAGCTCCTCGATCACCCGAAAGCTGTAGTTGCAGGAATCTCCGTGTTCCTTGTACTGAGTATCGGAGGCTATTACATTTTTGGTAAAGGACTGCAGTTTTTACCAAATGTAGAACCTAAAAGCTCTACCATTTTGATTAAGGCGGTCGAAAATCTCACTCTCGCGCAAAAGAGGACAATAGTCGAAACAGCGGAAAAAACAATCTGTGAGACACCAGAAATTAAAACCTGCTATACAAAGATCGGAACACTAGGCAATGATGTAATAGGAAGTGTTCAAGTCGAGTTTGCACATTGGAAAAAGCGTAGAAAAATTGCTGCGATCAACGACGATATAGAGAGAAGAATGCAGTCTATTAAGGGTATTCAGTTTGAGCTTTTTACCCAGAAAGATGGACCAATACAAGAAAAGCCTATCAAAATTGTCATAAGCGGTACGTCATACGGAGAAGTTGCACAGGCTGCAGCATCGATCGAAGAGATGCTCAGCAAAATTAATGGTACAAAGAGTATCAGTGACGATACATCAGTACAGAAACTGGCCTGGGAGGCAGTTATAGATAGAAACAAGGCTGCACGTTATGGAGTTGATGTTGCAACAGTTGGACAATATATAGCTCTTGCTACTAGTGGCATAACAGTTGGCGAGTACAGAGGCAATGACCACGAAGAAAAATTAGATATCGTACTCACGCTCCCAGAAGAAGGAAAAAGTGTTTCCTCAATTCTGGGCATGATGATTCCATCTCAGAAAGGAATGATTCAACTGTCATCCTTAATGAAGGTGAAACCAATAGCAAAGACTACCACAGTAAAACGGTTTAACTCTGAACCAACTATACACGTGTATTCGGATGTGCAGCCGGGATTCCTTTCACATAATATTGTCAAATCGCTTAGAAAAGAAATTGAAAAGCACAAAGAGCTATCCCAGTTAAAGATCAGTTTTAAGGGCGAACAGCAAGATCAAAGTGAGACAACACGTTTTTTGGTGGTTGCATTTCTTGTATCCACACTTTGTATGGTACTGATCTTACTTCTTCAATTTAACAGTTTTTGTCAAGTTCTGATCATTTTAACTGCCGTTGCACTATCCACAGGAGGTGTGACATTTGGATTACTTATAACGCATCAACCATTTATTGTCGTGATGAGCGGTATAGGAATAATCTCGCTAGCTGGAATAGTAGTAAACAATAATATACTACTCATTGATGCTTATAACGATTACATGAGTGAGTCTACTGACAAAAAGCGCTCAATCATAAGAGCTGCAATATCCAGATTCAGACCAATACTTCTCACCTCAGGAACAACTGTACTAGGACTTTTACCAATGGTTTTCTGCATAACCATAAACCTAGTGGATTTCACGATTTCGTATGGAGCTCCAGCAACACAATGGTGGCAAAGCTTGGCAACAACCGTCGCAGGGGGACTGTCGTTTACGACGCTTTTAACACTTATTCTGACTCCAGCACTACTGATGCTTTCCCCTACTCCAAAATTAAATACACGAACTTAA
- the purF gene encoding amidophosphoribosyltransferase, which translates to MVSRDQSGWLTEKCGVVAVVGTPNAVELSLLGLHGLQHRGHEAFGIAFVHNGDVGVVHRFGRIMSVNPVDLSIPSAETVIGHVRYSTSGGSDFSQPVYLKYRSCEVVVAHNGNLTNTDEIRTKLESEGCVLQSEVDTEVIAHLIARSSRKTPTEKIVDALQQVEGAYSLLLFVGGEIFAVRDPHGVRPLSLGKLGDGIVIASETCALDMLKATFVRDMAPGELLQIKDGKLTSLFPFKRMEHKFCIFEHVYFARPDSVLEGRSVYASRKEIGKELARESKIEADMVVPVLDSGVVAALGYSEESNLPLELAITKNHYSSRSFIEPTPERRNMRVKLKHNANRFLLKGKKVVLVDDSIVRGTTLKHLITMLWEAGTSEIHVRISSPRILNPCYYGVDTPNRKDLISANLPLGEMSVYLGATSLYFLTLEGLYKAVSGSEKRIGFCDACFTGDYPIKCLGTSQST; encoded by the coding sequence ATGGTGTCGCGGGATCAGTCTGGGTGGCTCACGGAGAAGTGTGGTGTTGTAGCTGTCGTTGGCACACCCAATGCTGTCGAGCTTTCTCTCTTGGGGCTCCATGGACTACAGCATAGAGGACACGAGGCCTTTGGTATCGCATTTGTGCATAATGGTGACGTGGGTGTCGTTCACCGCTTTGGCAGGATTATGTCGGTCAATCCAGTTGACCTTTCTATCCCCTCTGCTGAGACGGTAATTGGACATGTGAGATACTCGACGAGTGGGGGCTCTGACTTTTCCCAGCCAGTATACTTGAAATACCGGTCTTGCGAAGTAGTGGTAGCGCATAATGGTAATCTCACTAACACTGATGAGATAAGAACCAAGCTTGAGAGTGAAGGTTGCGTTTTGCAATCTGAGGTTGATACTGAGGTCATAGCGCACTTAATAGCCCGCTCTAGCAGGAAGACTCCAACAGAAAAAATTGTGGATGCGTTGCAACAAGTTGAGGGAGCCTATTCATTACTATTGTTTGTTGGAGGAGAGATCTTTGCTGTAAGAGATCCTCATGGAGTAAGGCCACTTAGTCTTGGTAAACTTGGTGATGGGATTGTCATAGCATCTGAGACCTGTGCGTTGGACATGCTCAAAGCAACTTTCGTCAGGGATATGGCACCTGGTGAGCTGCTGCAAATAAAAGATGGTAAGCTCACATCTCTGTTCCCGTTTAAGAGAATGGAACATAAATTTTGTATCTTTGAGCACGTGTATTTCGCTAGACCAGATAGCGTTTTAGAGGGGCGTAGCGTCTACGCCTCAAGAAAAGAAATAGGGAAAGAACTTGCTCGTGAGAGTAAAATCGAAGCCGATATGGTAGTACCCGTACTTGATTCTGGTGTGGTAGCAGCCCTTGGTTACTCAGAAGAGTCCAACTTACCGCTCGAACTTGCAATCACAAAGAACCATTATTCAAGCAGGAGTTTTATAGAACCTACGCCGGAGCGGAGAAACATGAGGGTCAAATTGAAACACAATGCAAATAGATTCTTGCTAAAGGGAAAGAAGGTGGTTCTTGTGGATGACAGCATAGTGAGGGGGACCACACTTAAGCACCTGATCACTATGTTGTGGGAAGCCGGAACAAGTGAAATACATGTCAGAATATCAAGCCCACGGATTCTTAATCCATGCTATTACGGAGTTGACACACCTAACAGAAAGGATCTGATATCGGCAAACCTCCCTTTAGGAGAAATGAGCGTGTATTTAGGCGCAACAAGTTTGTACTTTCTTACCCTTGAAGGGCTATACAAAGCTGTATCCGGGAGTGAGAAGCGTATAGGTTTTTGTGATGCCTGTTTCACTGGTGATTATCCGATAAAGTGCCTTGGGACTTCCCAAAGTACGTGA